The genomic DNA ATGGCAACGGTTAAGTAACTGCGTTGATTATTTTCATACTCGGGTAACCAGCGAGCAACAAAGCGGACGATGTCGTCAAACATTTCATTAACGCTGGTTTCTTTTTGCAAAAACTCTTGGATAGGTTTGTCTCTACCCGTAAATTGCCGCAAGCTTTTCTCCCAGAAAGGGTTTGGTAAACAACGCACATCAAATACTAAGTCGGCATCTTTTGGAATGCCATGTTTAAATCCAAAGCTTAAGAACTGCAATGAAAGACCTTTGGGTTTTTCGATGAGTTTTTCTTTTATTTGCTCACGAAACTCTTGTAATGATAGCAAGCTAGTGTCTATCTTCAGATCGGCACGATTCGAAATTGGGGCGAGCAATTCTGCCTCGCGTTCAATGGCTTCGGCTAGTGAGCGGTCTTCGTTTGTGAGTGGGTGTTTTCGTCGTGTCGCTGAAAAGCGTTGAAGCAAAATAGATTCATCGGCATCTAAAAATAAAACTTCGGCTTTTATCGCATTCGGCAAATTGCGTAATATTTCAGGTAAGTCGGTAATGCCTTCTGAAGACACTCGAACATCGACACACACAGCAACTTGGCGGTTTCCCGATGAAGCCGACATCCAACCGACAAGCTCAGGTAGCATAGGGGGCGGTAAATTATCGATGCAAGTAAAGCCAGCATCTTCTAATGTATTTAAAACCGTAGATTTACCAGACCCTGAGCGTCCGCTGATAATCACCAGCCGAAACGGTTGTGCCGTCATGGGTTGCCTCATTAAAAATTATTTTAGATTTAGCTAACAAACGTATTGAATAATGCTTCAACCGTGTCGCAGTCGCGTATGTTATCTAGTGTAGCAGAATTATTAACTCTTTCGACGACATTTGCTAATAACTGTAAATGCTCATCGGTGGCTTCAGGTGGAACGATTAAAACAAAAATAATATCGACGGGTTTGTGATCAATGGCTTCAAAATCGACCGCTTTATCGAGTTTAACTAATGCAGCGATGGGTGAATGAATACCATCTAAGCGACAATGGGGAACAGCGACACCTAAACCAATGCCAGTGCTTCCTAATCGTTCGCGTGCAACCAGTGCATCAAATAGGGCGTGTTCTGAGAGTCCGCTGAGCGACGGAGATAGTCGCTCAGCAAGCGTTTGAAGTACTTTCTTTTTACTTGCGCCGAAGTGGCCAATAAAGGTTCGTTCAACGCTCAGTACTTGTTGTAATGATGTCATAAGTGACTTTAGTTTCCGTGTGCGCGTGCGACCGCTTTTTCTTTATGTTTTAAAAGTTGGCGATCGAGTTTGTCTGTCATTTGATCAATAGAAGTGTATAAATCTTCATCGACGGCTTCAGCGTGCAGTTGCGCGCCTTTAATGTTAATCGAAGCCTCCGCTTTTTGTCTTAGCTTTTCGACGGTGAGCGTCACTTGAACATTTCCTATTTGATCATAGTGTCGCTGTAGCTTTTCTAAACGTGCATTTACAAATTCGTGGAGGGCTTCTGTGACTTCAACATGGTGACCGCTGATATTGACTTGCATGGGCTGCTCCTCTTGCAGTTATAAAAGATCCACTCCCTTGAGTAGATCGGGGTTGAACAACGAAGTTGTTGTTCATCAAGCTAATTTATTCTTCTTACTATTAAATATTGCTCTTGTCGGTCAAAACTTCAAGTCGAATTTGAAATATTTATGCGTTAAGTCAAACTCTTACGTTCATTTGACGGAGGAATGTTGAGTGCTTCTCTATATTTAGCAATGGTTCGTCGCGCTACTTTGATTCCTTGCTCGCCTAAAAGGGTTGCGATTTTAGAGTCGCTGAGCGGTTTCCGTGTGTTTTCAGCCGCAATGAGCTTTTTTATCAATGCGCGAATTGCGGTACTTGAGCATTCACCACCTGAGTCTGTACTGACGTGGCTGCTAAAGAAATACTTCAATTCATAGATACCACGGGGCGTATGCATGTACTTTTGAGTGGTAACTCGCGAAATAGTGGATTCGTGCATGTCTACTGCTTGGGCTATATCGTGCAACACTAAGGGTTTCATGGCTTCATCACCATAGTCGAAAAACCCGCGTTGAAACTCGACAATCGTAGTGGCGACTTTGAGCAGCGTTTCATTCCGGCTTTGCAAACTTTTAATAAACCAGCGCGCCTCGGCCAAGTGATCTTTTAGGTAATTGTTATCGGAAGAGTTATCGGCACGCTTAACCATAGAGGCATATGAGGAATTTACTCGAAGTTTGGGTGCAATATCGGGGTTTAATTCAACGCGCCATCGATTGTTTTTGATGTCTTTGCTTACAATGACATCAGGAACAACGTATTCCGAGTTTCCGGTATCTACCGTGCTTCCTGGCTTAGGGTTAAGAGTCTGAATGAGCAATATAGCCGCACGTAATTCATCCTCTTTGATTTTAAGCTTGCGCATAATGCCCGTGAAATCTTTTGTGCCGAGTAGGGCAATATGGTCTTCCACTAACTTGATGGCAATATCTCTATGATCGGTATCGCTGGGAAGTTGTTTTAACTGAATGGATAAACAATCGGATAAATCTGTGGCACAGACGCCAGGAGGGTCAAACTGTTGTAAACGGTGCAGTACCGCTTCGACTTCATCGAGTTCAAGCGGATTATCTTCAACAGAAAGGTCTTCAACCAAGCCTTCAAAAATATCGTTAACTTGGCTCGATAAATAGCCATCATCGTCAGTGCTTTCTAAGATCGCTTCGGCGATTATTCGGTCTTTGTCCGACATCGGCGTAAGATTGAGTTGCCATTGTAAATGGCTGAGCAATGAATCTGTAGTGCCATGTACATTTTCTAAGTTGTAATCGTCGTCTGCACTTGCTGTGCCGTGGCTGGTAGGCGTGTGAGTATAGATGTCATCCCAAGAGCTATCGACGCCCAGATCATCGGGAATATTTTCGGCTATTTCAATTTCTTTAGTCGGCTCGTTGGCGGTATCGGGTGTTTCAACGATGTCTTCTTTGGCTGTATTTTTTGCCGAATGATCAGCATCGGCAGATGCCATGTCTTCATTGACTTCTAACATTGGATTAGAGTCTAAAGCTTCTTGAATTTCTTGCTGTAAATCGAGAGTGGATAGTTGTAATAACTTAATCGCCTGCTGCAACTGCGGCGTCATCGTCAGAGACTGACTCATTTTAAGTTGTAGAGATGTCTTCATACTTTTTTACTACTCACTTACACGTGATTTAACAATAATAACTGAATACCTATAGCTCATCATAACCGATTTAATTAGATTAGCCCGTTATAACGTAAAAATAGTTTACTCGTTTTAAAGGCGAAATTGTTCTCCGAGGTAAATATCGCGCACGGTCTGATTACTTAATACATCTTCGGCACTGCCTTCGGCAATAATGTGGCCATTGCCGACAATGTAGGCTTTTTCGCAGATGTCGAGCGTTTCACGAACATTGTGATCGGTGATGAGCACAGCAATGCCTCGTTTTTGTAAATGGTAAATAATTTCTTTGATGTCCCCAACAGAAATGGGATCAACACCGGCGAAGGGCTCATCGAGCAATATAACCTTAGGCTCCATTGCTAGTGCTCGTGCTATCTCAACTCGGCGTCGTTCTCCGCCTGAAAGCGCCATTCCCAGACTGTCTCGAATATGCGTAACGCTAAATTCCTCTAATAACCCTTCTAAGCGTTCTTTTTGTTGAGCCTTATTTAGGTCTTTGCGCATTTGTAATATAGCTAAAATATTATCCTGTACGCTCAGTTTACGGAAAATCGATGCTTCTTGGGGCAAATACCCCAGTCCTTTCGCGGCACGTGCGTGCATGGGTAGGTGCGTAACTTCCTCACCATTGATGGTTACTTTTCCTTTATCGGCGGCAACTAAGCCAACCATCATGTAAAAACAGGTGGTTTTACCCGCGCCATTTGGACCGAGTAACCCAACAATTTGGGATTCTTCGACATCGATGCTGACATCGATAACCACCGGGCGCTTTTTGTAGCTTTTCGCTAAGTGCTGAGCGCTTAGAATGGCCATCAGTCAATTGCTCCAGGAATAATGACGAGTTCAGCTTGCTCATCTTCAGGGTTGCCCGTGAGCGCGCGTTGCGACTGAATGTTCATTAGGCCGGTTACAGTGTTGTATTCGATACGCTCACCATTAACGGTGTTTCCGTTTTGGCTAA from Reinekea marina includes the following:
- the rapZ gene encoding RNase adapter RapZ; translation: MRQPMTAQPFRLVIISGRSGSGKSTVLNTLEDAGFTCIDNLPPPMLPELVGWMSASSGNRQVAVCVDVRVSSEGITDLPEILRNLPNAIKAEVLFLDADESILLQRFSATRRKHPLTNEDRSLAEAIEREAELLAPISNRADLKIDTSLLSLQEFREQIKEKLIEKPKGLSLQFLSFGFKHGIPKDADLVFDVRCLPNPFWEKSLRQFTGRDKPIQEFLQKETSVNEMFDDIVRFVARWLPEYENNQRSYLTVAIGCTGGQHRSVYLVEQLTATFKAEHPSTQIRHRDLGNDH
- the hpf gene encoding ribosome hibernation-promoting factor, HPF/YfiA family, translating into MQVNISGHHVEVTEALHEFVNARLEKLQRHYDQIGNVQVTLTVEKLRQKAEASINIKGAQLHAEAVDEDLYTSIDQMTDKLDRQLLKHKEKAVARAHGN
- a CDS encoding PTS sugar transporter subunit IIA — translated: MTSLQQVLSVERTFIGHFGASKKKVLQTLAERLSPSLSGLSEHALFDALVARERLGSTGIGLGVAVPHCRLDGIHSPIAALVKLDKAVDFEAIDHKPVDIIFVLIVPPEATDEHLQLLANVVERVNNSATLDNIRDCDTVEALFNTFVS
- a CDS encoding RNA polymerase factor sigma-54, whose protein sequence is MKTSLQLKMSQSLTMTPQLQQAIKLLQLSTLDLQQEIQEALDSNPMLEVNEDMASADADHSAKNTAKEDIVETPDTANEPTKEIEIAENIPDDLGVDSSWDDIYTHTPTSHGTASADDDYNLENVHGTTDSLLSHLQWQLNLTPMSDKDRIIAEAILESTDDDGYLSSQVNDIFEGLVEDLSVEDNPLELDEVEAVLHRLQQFDPPGVCATDLSDCLSIQLKQLPSDTDHRDIAIKLVEDHIALLGTKDFTGIMRKLKIKEDELRAAILLIQTLNPKPGSTVDTGNSEYVVPDVIVSKDIKNNRWRVELNPDIAPKLRVNSSYASMVKRADNSSDNNYLKDHLAEARWFIKSLQSRNETLLKVATTIVEFQRGFFDYGDEAMKPLVLHDIAQAVDMHESTISRVTTQKYMHTPRGIYELKYFFSSHVSTDSGGECSSTAIRALIKKLIAAENTRKPLSDSKIATLLGEQGIKVARRTIAKYREALNIPPSNERKSLT
- the lptB gene encoding LPS export ABC transporter ATP-binding protein, with the translated sequence MAILSAQHLAKSYKKRPVVIDVSIDVEESQIVGLLGPNGAGKTTCFYMMVGLVAADKGKVTINGEEVTHLPMHARAAKGLGYLPQEASIFRKLSVQDNILAILQMRKDLNKAQQKERLEGLLEEFSVTHIRDSLGMALSGGERRRVEIARALAMEPKVILLDEPFAGVDPISVGDIKEIIYHLQKRGIAVLITDHNVRETLDICEKAYIVGNGHIIAEGSAEDVLSNQTVRDIYLGEQFRL